The following proteins come from a genomic window of Methanocorpusculum vombati:
- a CDS encoding tetrahydromethanopterin S-methyltransferase subunit F, producing the protein MAGSIIRMAAIDKMVDDIRYKGQILARTHKVESAIMDSGLVGFGAGLVIALIMILVPVLVL; encoded by the coding sequence ATGGCAGGTTCAATTATCAGAATGGCTGCCATCGATAAGATGGTAGATGACATCAGATACAAAGGACAGATTCTTGCCCGTACACACAAGGTCGAGTCTGCAATTATGGACTCCGGTCTTGTCGGATTTGGTGCCGGTCTTGTTATCGCCCTTATCATGATCCTTGTACCGGTGCTGGTGCTCTGA